The Pseudobacteroides sp. genome has a window encoding:
- a CDS encoding LysM peptidoglycan-binding domain-containing protein produces MKLKMFVAMIVVFSVAAGILAASYAEGIIQDVLINNGTVSWSSSPINLNGETYIPLKESASNLQLTASFDVKTMNALMNYGENELKFRLDNDVLSLNGKYINIGAPIKIINNTVMIPLDFYKQIGMTVVLRNTTPLLFKPVDGKIIYKVISGDSLWKISQLFGVSIDSIRQLNNLPTTSIYIGQLLTIKLTDSTFNYSYDATSTTASLFTAPSFQSLVKGYLSYGTKVKVTGKNDLWYKVSTPKGEGYLYKSSVIIPQTVNDSAPNSTHFNNIIPVDSSMNTTEYTTYKVVSGDNLWSISEKVGLPVNELIQANGLTTNSVLNIGQVLKVPVHKVAIKKVMGSQYGELLDWFTEGQYVIPVGAIGRLMDMETGLSFYVQRTMGASHSDTETLSGSDTAIMNKIFGGSWTWNIRPMILELGGRKIAVSVNGMPHAGVDGVPLNKTVSNRSGNYGTGPNYDRISGNGMDGHFDMYVLNGRRHVDNMVDADNQKMVSVAGGLQ; encoded by the coding sequence ATGAAGTTAAAAATGTTTGTAGCAATGATTGTAGTATTTTCTGTAGCTGCCGGAATACTTGCTGCTTCTTATGCCGAAGGTATTATCCAGGATGTGCTTATAAATAACGGCACTGTATCATGGAGTTCTTCCCCAATCAACCTAAATGGAGAGACTTACATACCTTTGAAGGAAAGTGCTTCAAATCTCCAGCTCACAGCTTCCTTTGATGTAAAAACCATGAACGCACTTATGAACTATGGAGAAAACGAATTAAAATTCCGTCTTGATAATGATGTTTTGAGTTTGAATGGAAAGTACATAAATATTGGAGCTCCTATAAAGATAATTAACAACACAGTTATGATACCTCTAGATTTTTATAAGCAAATCGGAATGACAGTGGTATTAAGAAATACTACTCCTCTTTTATTTAAGCCCGTTGATGGAAAGATAATATATAAAGTTATAAGCGGAGATTCCTTATGGAAGATATCCCAATTGTTCGGAGTATCAATTGACAGTATAAGGCAGCTTAATAACTTGCCGACTACTTCAATTTATATAGGACAACTTTTGACGATTAAACTAACAGATAGCACATTTAATTATAGTTATGATGCAACAAGCACAACTGCTTCATTATTTACGGCACCTTCGTTCCAATCGCTGGTAAAAGGTTATCTCTCATATGGAACCAAGGTAAAAGTCACAGGAAAAAATGATTTATGGTATAAGGTAAGCACTCCTAAGGGTGAAGGCTATTTATACAAATCATCGGTAATAATTCCGCAGACTGTTAATGATAGTGCTCCTAACAGTACACATTTCAATAACATAATACCTGTAGACTCATCTATGAATACAACAGAGTATACCACTTATAAGGTGGTTTCAGGTGACAACTTATGGTCCATATCTGAAAAAGTAGGTTTGCCTGTTAATGAATTGATACAGGCGAATGGACTCACAACCAACTCGGTATTGAATATAGGGCAAGTACTTAAGGTTCCTGTTCATAAGGTTGCTATAAAGAAGGTAATGGGCAGCCAGTATGGGGAATTGCTGGATTGGTTTACTGAGGGACAGTATGTCATACCTGTAGGTGCAATCGGAAGGTTAATGGATATGGAAACAGGCCTTTCGTTTTATGTACAAAGAACAATGGGGGCAAGTCATTCAGATACAGAAACTTTATCTGGTTCGGATACTGCTATTATGAATAAAATATTTGGAGGAAGCTGGACATGGAATATTAGGCCTATGATATTGGAGTTAGGAGGCAGAAAGATTGCTGTATCTGTAAACGGTATGCCCCATGCCGGTGTTGATGGAGTACCACTGAATAAAACAGTTTCCAACAGAAGCGGTAATTATGGAACAGGACCTAATTATGACCGTATTTCCGGCAATGGTATGGATGGCCACTTTGATATGTATGTTTTAAATGGAAGAAGACATGTGGATAACATGGTTGATGCAGATAATCAAAAAATGGTTTCTGTCGCAGGAGGCCTGCAATAA
- a CDS encoding phospholipid carrier-dependent glycosyltransferase produces MKKLLLPILSVIILAVSLCGVSFAEGSNILKNPGFEDADKPYSWDQDIWEASDGQKEIKVVNNVFHSGKQCAVIINSKEGDSRLKQTVDVQSDSLYKISGWIKTENVGDTNKGANFSVHMLQITSADVKGTTDWKYVEMYGRTGKSQTSLIVTAGLGGYGSLNTGTAYFDDISVEKVNSVPADSVEFAFYSNDASSGGSSDSDKSWLIYLGLALLAAIGVVIFFILRKPKKSAANSQESTDYSTSLKKGAAQTESNPAKNQPPPFKIDKKDLIVMGVMTLVYLVIALWNLGEMTAPETFWKPISSGQSFVVSFDKEYELSRIGYHDNIGDGKYTLQGMDPSGKYVNIGTMSQDVYNVFRWQHISDINFRTKKVKVIVESSGAALNEMVFYAKGSKEPIKGFKLEEINTNPKRDQGKVENLFDEQDTARYYNNYMNSTYFDEIYHPRTAYEHINRMEPYETTHPPLGKVIMTLGILLFGMNPFGFRIMGTIFGALMIPAMYLLGKKVFHKRIFAFASAFLMMFEFMHFAQTRIGTIDSYPGLFIILTYFFMYDAFIKKSYKTGFKNSLKPLLLAGIFWGLAAASKWTALWTGFGLATLFFVAMGLELWDYKKALSKKIKGKFPSWTRDFIKNKLVLTPLACVVFFVVIPGIIYVSSYLPIITLPGPSHNLEEVVRYQKNMYDYHANLDATHPYQSNPWEWSVGYKPLLEYRDTNQPAGKVSLMYTMGHPIIFWFGLASIFAIIGIGIWKRDKRVFFILIAYGFQYIPWFITNRGGCMFIYHYFTAIPFLIMALVYLLKFVHDDLPKIIGKAYMSKQAEEKARLVTKCICYIFLAIVAIFFIWFYPALSGKVMSDDYHNTLKWFNVL; encoded by the coding sequence ATGAAAAAACTTCTTCTACCAATTCTTTCAGTGATAATACTGGCGGTAAGCTTGTGCGGTGTATCTTTTGCTGAAGGAAGCAATATTCTTAAAAATCCGGGCTTCGAAGATGCCGACAAACCTTATTCCTGGGACCAGGACATATGGGAAGCATCTGACGGTCAAAAAGAAATCAAGGTTGTAAACAATGTATTTCACTCAGGTAAACAGTGTGCAGTGATCATAAACTCAAAAGAAGGGGATTCACGTCTAAAGCAGACTGTTGATGTTCAGTCTGATTCTCTCTACAAAATATCAGGCTGGATTAAGACTGAAAATGTAGGAGATACAAATAAAGGTGCCAACTTCTCAGTTCATATGCTTCAGATCACATCTGCAGATGTAAAGGGGACAACCGACTGGAAGTATGTTGAGATGTATGGACGTACAGGCAAAAGCCAAACATCTCTCATAGTAACCGCAGGACTTGGTGGATACGGCAGCCTGAACACAGGCACAGCCTACTTCGATGACATATCTGTAGAAAAGGTAAACAGCGTACCTGCCGATTCAGTAGAATTTGCTTTTTACTCCAATGATGCAAGCAGCGGCGGATCAAGTGACAGTGACAAGTCGTGGTTGATATATTTAGGCCTTGCACTCCTTGCTGCAATAGGTGTGGTTATCTTCTTCATTCTCAGGAAGCCTAAAAAGTCAGCTGCGAATTCACAAGAATCAACTGATTACAGTACTTCACTTAAAAAGGGAGCTGCACAGACAGAATCTAATCCTGCAAAAAATCAGCCTCCACCATTTAAGATTGACAAGAAAGATTTGATTGTAATGGGTGTTATGACTTTAGTTTATCTAGTTATTGCCCTTTGGAATTTGGGCGAAATGACTGCACCCGAGACATTCTGGAAGCCGATTTCCTCCGGTCAGAGTTTTGTGGTATCCTTTGACAAGGAATATGAGCTCTCAAGAATCGGTTACCATGACAATATAGGAGATGGAAAGTACACACTCCAAGGTATGGACCCTTCCGGCAAATATGTCAATATCGGAACCATGAGCCAGGACGTATATAACGTATTCAGGTGGCAGCACATCTCCGATATAAATTTCCGTACCAAGAAGGTTAAGGTCATTGTGGAATCATCCGGTGCTGCTCTAAATGAAATGGTTTTCTATGCAAAAGGCAGCAAGGAGCCGATTAAAGGCTTCAAACTGGAAGAAATCAATACCAACCCCAAAAGAGATCAAGGTAAGGTTGAAAACCTTTTTGACGAGCAGGATACAGCAAGATACTACAACAATTATATGAACTCAACATACTTTGATGAAATATATCACCCAAGAACTGCTTATGAGCACATAAACAGGATGGAGCCTTATGAAACAACCCATCCTCCCCTTGGCAAGGTTATTATGACACTCGGTATCCTTCTCTTCGGTATGAACCCATTCGGCTTCAGAATTATGGGTACTATCTTTGGTGCATTAATGATACCTGCAATGTACCTTTTAGGTAAAAAGGTATTCCACAAGAGAATTTTTGCCTTTGCCAGTGCATTCCTCATGATGTTTGAATTTATGCATTTTGCCCAAACAAGAATAGGAACCATTGACTCTTATCCCGGCTTATTCATTATACTGACATATTTCTTCATGTATGATGCTTTTATCAAGAAGTCCTATAAAACAGGATTCAAAAACTCATTAAAGCCTCTGTTACTTGCAGGAATATTCTGGGGCCTAGCCGCTGCAAGCAAGTGGACCGCTTTATGGACCGGCTTCGGTCTTGCCACATTGTTCTTTGTTGCAATGGGACTGGAGTTGTGGGATTATAAAAAGGCTCTCAGCAAGAAGATTAAAGGTAAATTCCCTTCATGGACCCGTGACTTTATTAAAAACAAGCTGGTGCTGACCCCACTTGCATGTGTAGTATTCTTCGTTGTAATCCCAGGAATAATATATGTATCGTCATACCTGCCCATAATTACGCTTCCAGGTCCTTCGCATAATCTTGAAGAGGTTGTGAGATACCAGAAAAATATGTATGATTACCACGCTAACCTTGATGCAACCCATCCGTACCAGTCCAATCCATGGGAGTGGTCGGTAGGATACAAGCCGCTTTTGGAGTATCGTGACACCAACCAGCCTGCAGGCAAGGTTTCACTTATGTACACCATGGGTCACCCAATTATATTCTGGTTCGGACTCGCCAGTATATTTGCAATTATCGGCATAGGCATCTGGAAAAGGGATAAACGAGTATTCTTTATACTAATAGCCTATGGATTCCAGTATATACCTTGGTTCATAACCAACCGCGGCGGCTGTATGTTCATATATCACTACTTTACTGCCATACCGTTCCTTATAATGGCACTTGTTTACCTACTTAAGTTCGTACACGACGACCTGCCTAAGATAATCGGAAAGGCATATATGAGTAAACAAGCCGAAGAAAAGGCAAGACTTGTAACAAAATGTATATGCTATATCTTCCTCGCAATTGTTGCAATCTTCTTTATCTGGTTCTATCCGGCTCTCTCGGGGAAAGTAATGAGTGACGACTATCACAATACTTTAAAATGGTTCAATGTTCTATGA
- a CDS encoding homoserine dehydrogenase: MKKIKVGLLGLGVVGAELADIINSNKENIKQKYEIEMEIGKAYVRDLQKKRNTDISPSCLTNSAEEVLNDSDIVCECMGGSGTEITKNYVIRCIESGKPVIMSSKKVIALYGKDILDLCLSQKSQIRFDATVGGGIPIAKVIKECFKGERITKAVGILNATSNYIYSSMERKGYTFGQALKKAQELGYAENDPTEDIDGFDALYKVIVLSLFAMKSWVNIKEMYTKSFSTIDLIDMKYAEELGYKIKPLAIFEKKDSKFIYRVGPCLIAENHIAANVTNNFNIIVFEGSNSGKLGFYGQGAGSKPTASAMYDDLISVLKTNFEYEMDLYKGCEVIHDYREFSNNLYWRVSVDNTIGKLALICNVFAKNSVNIEKVIQKDEVGGKMDVVLLTNSVESTVIDLITREFENNKVDVNTIIPFFND, from the coding sequence ATGAAAAAGATTAAAGTGGGCCTTTTAGGCCTTGGTGTTGTCGGTGCTGAACTGGCAGATATAATAAACTCAAATAAAGAAAATATCAAGCAAAAATACGAAATTGAAATGGAAATAGGAAAAGCCTATGTAAGAGACCTTCAAAAAAAGAGAAATACCGATATATCCCCTTCCTGTCTGACTAATAGTGCTGAAGAAGTATTGAACGATTCAGATATAGTTTGCGAATGCATGGGCGGATCAGGAACGGAAATTACAAAAAATTATGTAATACGCTGCATTGAGTCAGGCAAACCTGTTATAATGTCAAGTAAAAAGGTTATTGCTCTTTATGGAAAAGATATTCTTGATCTCTGCCTTAGCCAGAAAAGTCAGATAAGGTTTGATGCAACTGTAGGAGGCGGTATTCCAATTGCAAAGGTTATAAAGGAATGTTTTAAAGGTGAAAGAATAACAAAGGCAGTAGGTATATTGAACGCTACCTCAAATTATATATACTCAAGCATGGAACGAAAGGGGTATACCTTTGGGCAAGCTTTAAAAAAGGCACAGGAGCTGGGCTATGCTGAAAATGATCCTACTGAGGATATTGATGGATTTGATGCCCTCTATAAAGTTATTGTACTTTCCTTATTTGCTATGAAAAGCTGGGTCAATATAAAGGAAATGTATACAAAATCCTTCTCTACCATTGATCTAATTGATATGAAATATGCAGAGGAGCTGGGATACAAAATAAAACCTCTGGCGATATTTGAAAAGAAGGACAGCAAATTTATATACAGGGTTGGACCTTGTCTTATTGCTGAAAACCATATCGCAGCAAACGTAACAAACAATTTCAACATAATAGTTTTTGAAGGCTCAAATTCCGGCAAGCTGGGTTTCTATGGGCAAGGAGCCGGTTCAAAGCCCACCGCATCAGCAATGTATGACGATCTTATAAGTGTCTTAAAAACCAATTTCGAATATGAAATGGATCTTTATAAAGGCTGTGAGGTAATTCATGACTACAGAGAATTCAGCAACAACTTGTATTGGAGAGTATCAGTTGATAACACAATCGGCAAGCTTGCCCTCATCTGCAATGTATTTGCAAAAAACTCAGTGAACATAGAAAAGGTGATACAAAAAGATGAGGTCGGTGGAAAAATGGATGTGGTCCTTTTGACAAACAGCGTTGAATCTACTGTTATCGATCTTATTACTCGTGAATTCGAAAATAATAAAGTTGATGTAAACACCATAATTCCATTTTTCAATGATTGA
- a CDS encoding BlaI/MecI/CopY family transcriptional regulator: MTKMPQISDTEWQVMKVVWAKSPISANQVIESLEGSCNWKPKTIKTLLGRLVKKKVLGYHKESREYMYYSLISEKDCVRAENKSFLSRVYGGSFNIMLASFLEEENLSSSQIEELRKILEEKTKES, from the coding sequence ATGACTAAGATGCCACAAATCTCTGACACCGAATGGCAGGTTATGAAAGTTGTTTGGGCAAAATCGCCAATATCAGCTAACCAGGTAATTGAGTCATTAGAAGGCAGCTGCAATTGGAAACCTAAAACCATAAAGACCCTTTTAGGGAGGCTTGTCAAAAAGAAAGTACTCGGATACCACAAGGAGAGTCGGGAGTATATGTATTACAGCCTTATCTCGGAAAAGGACTGTGTCCGGGCTGAAAACAAATCTTTCTTAAGCAGGGTTTACGGCGGTTCTTTTAATATTATGCTTGCAAGCTTTCTTGAGGAAGAAAACCTTTCTTCTTCTCAAATAGAAGAGCTTAGGAAAATTCTCGAGGAAAAGACTAAGGAAAGCTGA
- a CDS encoding GDSL-type esterase/lipase family protein gives MARWKKYLMFLLIFILFIVPANFFTGSLLFKSSNSHGLSNDYYIVENGRPMILIRNICSMIGAGIEWNKDTKEILCTKGIVEIKMALKSETVYVNGVAKSLDAAIQVKGGKALVPLSFPWKDMNIGVSWNAKKKSLTVTKGPIVFFGDSLTQGFGLKKYFTSGNLINKGVSANTTKDALKRVNDVIGNKPDKVFIMLGTNDIWTLREEEDIMDNYNEIINKIRSACPYVEIIVQSVLPMGKNALARNPDVSNKGIESLNTRIKDMVKVCSLKYVDIGILLKDKNGNMSDKYTKDGVHINSSAYDLWAKKIKDMVQ, from the coding sequence ATGGCTAGATGGAAAAAGTATTTGATGTTTTTATTAATATTTATTCTTTTTATTGTACCTGCCAATTTCTTTACAGGGTCGTTGCTTTTTAAATCAAGCAATTCACATGGTTTGTCAAATGACTATTATATTGTGGAAAACGGCAGACCTATGATTCTGATTAGGAATATATGCAGCATGATTGGTGCAGGGATAGAATGGAATAAAGATACAAAAGAGATACTGTGTACTAAAGGTATTGTTGAGATAAAAATGGCATTAAAAAGCGAAACAGTATATGTAAATGGTGTCGCAAAATCCTTGGATGCTGCAATCCAGGTAAAAGGCGGCAAGGCTTTAGTTCCTTTAAGCTTCCCATGGAAAGATATGAATATTGGGGTTTCATGGAATGCAAAGAAGAAATCGCTTACAGTAACCAAAGGGCCTATAGTTTTTTTTGGCGATTCATTAACCCAGGGATTTGGCTTAAAGAAATACTTTACTTCAGGCAACCTTATAAATAAGGGAGTTTCTGCAAATACCACCAAAGATGCATTGAAAAGAGTAAATGATGTCATAGGCAATAAACCGGACAAAGTTTTTATAATGCTAGGAACTAACGATATATGGACTCTAAGGGAAGAGGAAGACATAATGGATAACTATAATGAAATCATTAATAAGATAAGATCAGCTTGTCCATATGTAGAAATAATTGTGCAATCGGTGCTGCCTATGGGCAAAAACGCATTAGCCAGGAATCCTGATGTAAGCAACAAAGGTATAGAAAGCTTAAATACCAGAATAAAGGACATGGTGAAGGTATGCAGTTTAAAATATGTTGATATAGGAATACTATTAAAGGACAAGAATGGAAATATGAGTGATAAATATACTAAAGACGGAGTGCATATAAATAGCAGTGCATATGATCTTTGGGCCAAAAAAATAAAAGATATGGTCCAATAG
- a CDS encoding aminopeptidase has translation MTDPRIIKLAENIIDYSLEIKKGEKVLIETFGDASPLTRELVRQAYKAGGVPYLTNKNSELIRVLLEGCNEDQIKEIASFEIERMKRMDAYVGIRSGSNVSELGQVASEKMEIYMKYYQKPLHSDMRVKNTKWCVLRYPSHSMAQLANMPTETFEDFYFKVCNLDYQKMSKAMDVLVKHMEEADRVRITGKDTGLSFSIKGMPAIKCDGKLNIPDGEVFSAPLKESVNGVITYNTPAVYMGVTFENIRLEFKDGKIIKATANNTERINQIFDTDEGARYVGEFSIGLNPHIDTPMKDTLFDEKIKGSIHFTPGSCYDECNNGNKSAVHWDLVFIQRPEYGGGEIWFDDTLIRKDGVFVVDELKCLNPENLI, from the coding sequence ATGACTGATCCAAGAATTATAAAACTGGCAGAAAACATCATTGACTACTCACTTGAGATTAAAAAGGGTGAGAAAGTTCTGATAGAGACATTTGGAGATGCATCGCCTCTTACAAGGGAGCTTGTGAGGCAAGCCTATAAAGCAGGCGGTGTGCCCTATCTAACAAATAAAAACAGCGAGCTTATAAGGGTGCTGCTTGAAGGTTGCAATGAAGACCAGATTAAGGAAATAGCATCCTTTGAAATAGAAAGAATGAAGAGGATGGATGCCTATGTAGGCATAAGATCCGGTAGTAATGTAAGCGAGCTTGGTCAGGTAGCTTCCGAAAAGATGGAGATTTATATGAAGTACTATCAGAAGCCGCTGCATTCTGATATGAGAGTAAAAAATACAAAATGGTGTGTGCTAAGATACCCCAGCCACTCAATGGCTCAGCTTGCCAATATGCCCACAGAAACATTTGAGGATTTTTACTTCAAGGTATGCAATCTTGATTACCAGAAAATGTCCAAAGCAATGGATGTATTGGTTAAGCATATGGAAGAAGCTGACAGGGTTAGGATAACAGGAAAGGATACCGGTTTGTCTTTCTCTATAAAAGGAATGCCTGCAATAAAATGTGATGGAAAGCTCAATATTCCTGATGGGGAAGTGTTCTCTGCTCCCCTTAAAGAATCTGTCAATGGTGTTATAACCTATAACACCCCGGCTGTTTATATGGGAGTGACATTTGAGAATATCCGCCTTGAATTTAAAGACGGAAAAATAATAAAAGCCACAGCCAATAATACAGAGCGGATTAATCAGATATTTGATACTGATGAAGGTGCGAGGTATGTAGGGGAGTTTTCAATCGGACTAAACCCACATATAGATACACCTATGAAGGACACCCTTTTTGATGAGAAGATCAAAGGCAGCATACACTTCACCCCGGGAAGCTGCTATGATGAATGCAATAACGGAAACAAATCTGCTGTACACTGGGACCTGGTATTTATACAGAGGCCTGAGTATGGAGGGGGAGAAATATGGTTTGATGATACTCTCATAAGAAAAGACGGTGTATTTGTTGTGGATGAGCTAAAATGCCTGAACCCGGAAAACTTGATTTGA
- the pepF gene encoding oligoendopeptidase F: MANNALPKRSEIDGKYKWKLEDIYDSHEKWEEDFTEIKVLCKEIAKYSGSLGQSADNLHECLNLRDDILSMVDNIYVYARMKRDEDNSDPQYQALTDRASALSTEVYSAISFIVPELISVSEEVINGFLQNDKKLKLYEQFIREITRQKKHILSEKEEKLIAMSYEIASNPRDIFTMLNNADIKFPFVKDEEGNEIELTKGRYITLLESRDRSVREGAFHALYDTYKKQKNTIAASLAGNVKANRFYSAVRNYGSALEASLDDDNIKVSVYDNLISTVNNNLGLLHRYLKLRKRALKLDKLHMYDLYVPIVEKSKRKIPYEEALNMVIEGLKPMGEEYIGLLRKSFESGWIDVYENEGKTSGAYSWGSYKSHPYVLLNFQGTTNDVFTIAHEMGHALHTYYTNITQPYVYSHYKIFVAEVASTVNELLLMNYLLEKTTDKNEKAYLLNHYLEEFRGTVFRQVMFAEFEKIIHESLEKGQALTPQLFCSIYRDLNQKYFGSDVEVDGDIDMEWARIPHFYNSFYVYKYATGFSAAASISRKILTEGQSAVDKYKDFLKSGSSDYPLELLKKTGIDLSTPKPVEDALKVFEGILSELETLI, encoded by the coding sequence ATGGCAAATAATGCTTTACCCAAAAGAAGTGAAATCGACGGCAAGTATAAATGGAAGCTTGAAGATATATACGACAGCCATGAGAAATGGGAGGAAGACTTTACCGAAATTAAGGTATTATGTAAGGAAATTGCCAAATACTCAGGTTCCTTGGGCCAAAGTGCCGATAATCTCCATGAATGCTTAAATCTAAGGGATGATATACTTAGTATGGTGGACAATATTTATGTCTATGCCCGCATGAAGAGGGATGAAGATAATTCGGATCCCCAGTATCAGGCACTGACAGACAGGGCATCGGCATTAAGCACAGAAGTTTATTCTGCAATATCCTTTATTGTGCCTGAACTTATTTCGGTTTCTGAAGAGGTGATAAACGGTTTTCTGCAAAACGATAAAAAACTCAAATTGTATGAACAGTTCATTAGAGAAATTACGAGGCAGAAGAAGCATATATTATCTGAAAAGGAAGAAAAGCTCATTGCAATGTCTTATGAAATTGCATCTAATCCAAGGGATATTTTTACGATGCTCAATAATGCAGACATAAAATTTCCGTTTGTTAAAGATGAGGAAGGGAATGAAATTGAGCTTACAAAGGGAAGATATATAACCCTTCTTGAAAGCCGTGACAGAAGTGTCAGAGAAGGTGCTTTTCATGCACTTTATGATACATATAAAAAGCAAAAGAACACTATTGCGGCATCACTTGCGGGAAATGTGAAGGCTAACAGGTTTTATTCTGCAGTAAGGAATTATGGGTCCGCCCTCGAAGCATCACTAGATGATGACAATATAAAGGTAAGTGTGTATGACAACCTAATCAGCACCGTTAACAACAACCTAGGCCTGCTGCACCGCTATTTGAAGCTTAGAAAGAGAGCTTTGAAGCTGGATAAATTGCATATGTATGATCTGTATGTTCCTATTGTTGAAAAATCAAAAAGAAAGATACCTTATGAAGAAGCTTTGAATATGGTTATTGAAGGCCTTAAGCCCATGGGAGAGGAGTATATAGGACTCCTTAGAAAGTCCTTTGAATCAGGCTGGATAGATGTTTATGAGAATGAGGGAAAGACCAGCGGAGCATACTCATGGGGATCTTACAAAAGCCATCCTTACGTGCTTTTAAATTTCCAAGGTACTACTAATGACGTGTTTACCATTGCCCATGAAATGGGGCATGCTTTACACACTTACTACACAAACATCACTCAACCGTATGTATACTCCCACTACAAAATATTTGTTGCTGAAGTGGCTTCTACCGTAAATGAGTTGCTGCTTATGAATTACTTATTGGAAAAAACAACGGATAAGAATGAAAAGGCCTATCTTCTCAATCATTATCTGGAGGAATTCAGGGGGACTGTTTTCAGACAGGTAATGTTCGCAGAGTTTGAGAAGATAATTCATGAAAGTCTGGAAAAGGGTCAGGCCCTCACACCTCAGCTGTTTTGCAGCATTTACAGAGACCTTAATCAGAAATACTTCGGAAGTGATGTTGAGGTGGATGGGGATATTGATATGGAGTGGGCAAGAATTCCCCATTTCTATAACAGCTTCTATGTATATAAATATGCAACAGGATTTTCAGCTGCTGCATCCATCTCAAGGAAGATACTGACAGAAGGACAATCAGCTGTTGACAAGTACAAGGATTTCCTAAAGAGCGGTTCCTCGGATTATCCGCTGGAGCTTTTGAAGAAGACTGGGATAGACCTGTCGACGCCAAAGCCTGTTGAGGATGCATTGAAGGTGTTTGAAGGCATACTTTCCGAATTGGAAACTCTTATATGA
- a CDS encoding M56 family metallopeptidase, which produces MALFKWIVCSSVMASILIVLLVSLKFVLKNKLRASWHHAIWILVVLKLLIPFGPESQLSIYNIFNLTDNRITAESYNVINTISTATNNIAKSTPIPVNFNSHKITYAKNVPSRDDSVYLSVFGLIIWIIGAIAVLVYLIRNNSRIIHKIKIGEVIQNKQLNEYLHECTNKLHIKRKIIPRSVSGLNTPALYGINGQTLLIPESMLNEKSFWILRYSIYHELAHHKRKDIQFNVFVSFLLVIHWFNPIVWFGFNKMRQDSELACDELALSCIRPQEHKNYGLALLEVAKRQSKSLSFANAVCFLNSSSNLKRRLSLIASYSTKKYNSKFIVGFMFLALCIIALTNAVESIM; this is translated from the coding sequence GTGGCTCTTTTTAAATGGATTGTATGCTCGTCTGTTATGGCATCCATTCTCATAGTACTATTGGTTTCCTTAAAATTTGTTTTAAAAAACAAGTTAAGGGCTAGCTGGCATCACGCCATTTGGATTCTTGTTGTTCTGAAGCTTCTTATACCCTTTGGACCGGAAAGCCAGCTGAGCATTTACAACATATTCAACCTTACCGACAACAGGATTACCGCTGAAAGTTATAATGTTATAAATACAATAAGTACAGCCACCAACAACATCGCAAAAAGCACACCTATACCTGTAAACTTTAATTCTCATAAAATTACTTATGCAAAAAATGTTCCAAGCAGAGATGACTCCGTCTATCTTTCGGTATTCGGTCTTATTATCTGGATCATTGGGGCGATTGCAGTGCTGGTCTATCTAATACGAAATAACTCAAGAATAATACATAAGATAAAGATAGGCGAAGTCATCCAAAACAAACAACTTAATGAATATCTCCATGAATGCACAAACAAGCTTCATATAAAAAGAAAAATAATTCCAAGGTCGGTATCGGGCCTAAATACTCCGGCTTTATACGGCATTAACGGGCAAACTCTTTTAATACCTGAAAGCATGCTTAATGAGAAAAGCTTTTGGATATTAAGGTATTCCATATACCATGAACTGGCACACCACAAGAGAAAAGACATTCAATTCAATGTATTTGTATCTTTTCTTTTAGTCATTCACTGGTTTAATCCCATTGTATGGTTTGGTTTTAATAAAATGAGGCAGGATTCCGAGCTGGCATGTGATGAGCTTGCCTTATCCTGTATAAGACCTCAAGAGCATAAAAACTATGGGTTAGCCCTCTTGGAGGTTGCTAAGAGGCAATCTAAAAGTTTGTCCTTTGCTAATGCGGTCTGTTTCCTAAATAGCAGCTCCAACCTTAAGAGAAGACTTTCTTTAATCGCCTCATACAGCACTAAAAAATACAACAGCAAATTCATAGTCGGGTTTATGTTTCTCGCTCTATGTATAATTGCACTAACCAATGCAGTGGAAAGCATAATGTAA